In Tsukamurella tyrosinosolvens, the genomic window CGCACCCACGCGACCGGCTCGGCCGCGGCGTTGCACGGTAACCTGGGAAGTCGACCCTGCGCGGCCCGCCGCGCGCCGGAAGAAGAAGGACTGACGAGCCGCGAGGCGAAGCCATATGAAACGGAAATCACTCATCCGCACGCTGGCGATCATCGCCGGATTCGTCCTGCTCGTCTGGGCGTTCACCATGGTCGGCGGCGGCAACCGCGACTACAAGCCCGCGTCCACCTCGCTGGTCGTGCAGCAGCTCGAGGCGAAGAACGTCACCGACGTCCAGATCGACGACCGCGAGCAGACGCTGCGCGTGACGCTGGCGAAGGCCGTCGACGGCGAGAACGGCACCGACGGGTCGACGAAGGTCTTCGCGAAGTACCCCGCGGGCACCTCGCGCGACATCCTCGGCCTCGTCCAGGACGCGCAGAACCCCGACGGCAAGCCCGTCACGTACACCACGAACGTGACGCAGGAATCGCCGTGGATCTCGATGCTCCTGTTCACCCTGCTCCCGATCCTGTTGCTGGTCGGCCTGTTCTTCTTCCTCATGAACCGCATGCAGGGCGGCGGCCGCGGCGGCGTCATGGGCTTCGGCAAGAGCAAGGCCAAGCAGCTCACCAAGGACATGCCCAAGACCACCTTCGCCGACGTCGCCGGCGCGGACGAGGCGGTCGAGGAGCTGTACGAGATCAAGGACTTCCTGCAGAACCCGGCCCGCTACCAGTCCCTGGGCGCGAAGATCCCCAAGGGCGTGCTGCTCTACGGCCCGCCCGGCACCGGTAAGACGCTGCTCGCGCGCGCCGTCGCGGGCGAGGCGGGCGTGCCCTTCTTCACGATCTCCGGCTCGGACTTCGTCGAGATGTTCGTCGGTGTCGGCGCCTCCCGCGTGCGCGACCTGTTCGAGCAGGCCAAGGAGAACAGCCCCTGCATCATCTTCGTCGACGAGATCGACGCCGTCGGCCGCCAGCGCGGCGCCGGCATGGGCGGCGGCCACGACGAGCGCGAGCAGACGCTCAACCAGCTGCTCGTCGAGATGGACGGCTTCGGCGATCGCCAGGGCATCATCCTGATCGCGGCCACCAACCGGCCCGACATCCTGGACCCCGCGCTGCTGCGCCCGGGCCGCTTCGACCGGCAGATCCCCGTGACGAACCCGGACATCGCCGGCCGCAAGGCGATCCTGCGCGTGCACGCCCAGGGCAAGCCGCTGGCGCCCGACGCCGATCTCGACGGCCTGGCCAAGCGCACCCCCGGCATGTCCGGCGCTGACCTGGCCAACGTGGTCAACGAGGCCGCGCTGCTCACGGCGCGCGAGAACGGCACCGTGATCACGGCGCCCACGCTCGAGGAGGCCGTCGACCGCGTGGTGGGCGGACCGCGCCGCAAGAACCGGATCATCTCCGAACACGAGAAGAAGGTCACCGCGTACCACGAGGGCGGGCACACCCTGGCCGCGTGGGCGACG contains:
- the ftsH gene encoding ATP-dependent zinc metalloprotease FtsH, which codes for MKRKSLIRTLAIIAGFVLLVWAFTMVGGGNRDYKPASTSLVVQQLEAKNVTDVQIDDREQTLRVTLAKAVDGENGTDGSTKVFAKYPAGTSRDILGLVQDAQNPDGKPVTYTTNVTQESPWISMLLFTLLPILLLVGLFFFLMNRMQGGGRGGVMGFGKSKAKQLTKDMPKTTFADVAGADEAVEELYEIKDFLQNPARYQSLGAKIPKGVLLYGPPGTGKTLLARAVAGEAGVPFFTISGSDFVEMFVGVGASRVRDLFEQAKENSPCIIFVDEIDAVGRQRGAGMGGGHDEREQTLNQLLVEMDGFGDRQGIILIAATNRPDILDPALLRPGRFDRQIPVTNPDIAGRKAILRVHAQGKPLAPDADLDGLAKRTPGMSGADLANVVNEAALLTARENGTVITAPTLEEAVDRVVGGPRRKNRIISEHEKKVTAYHEGGHTLAAWATKSLDPVYKVTILARGRTGGHALAVPENDKGMYTRNEMIGRLIFAMGGRAAEELVFAEPTTGASSDIDQATKIARAMVTEYGMSARLGAVKYGQDEGDPFMGRGFGSGAQYSDAVAAQIDEEVRSLIEAAHTEAWAILTEYRDVLDVLAGELLEKETLVRKDLERIFESVEKRPLITQFDDFGGRVPSTKPPIKTPKEIAIEKGEPWPPVDEEAERRKAEQEKAAALAAAQPAQNGHGGQNGQWGVPAPTGQPWPTPGAPSGYGQQGQPQPAYGQPGYQWGGQQAYPGPQYPAPGSYGGQPQGQYGQQPPQQGSRPDYGAPAGWSAPGWPPQGQPPQGQQPQGQAPGEDGRQGGEQSGPDRSSES